One Primulina huaijiensis isolate GDHJ02 chromosome 5, ASM1229523v2, whole genome shotgun sequence DNA segment encodes these proteins:
- the LOC140977134 gene encoding large ribosomal subunit protein eL13z-like, with product MVKHNNVVPNGHFRKHWQNYVRTWFNQPARKTRRRNARQKKAVKIFPRPTAGPLRPIVHGQTLKYNMKVRSGRGFSLEELKAAGIPKKFAPTVGISVDHRRRNRSLEGFQTNVQRLKTYKAKLVVFPRRTRKFKAGDSTPEELATATQVAGQYMPIAREKPTVELVKVTADMKSFKAYDKLRLERTNERHVGVRAKRAAEAEKEEKK from the exons ATGGTTAAGCACAACAACGTCGTGCCAAATGGGCATTTCAGAAAGCATTGGCAGAACTATGTTAGAACCTGGTTTAACCAGCCTGCCCGCAAGACCAGAAGAAGAAATG CAAGGCAGAAGAAAGCTGTGAAGATTTTCCCCAGGCCTACTGCAGGCCCCCTTCGCCCAATTGTACATGGACAGACACTGAAGTATAACATGAAAGTCAGATCCGGCAGAGGCTTTTCTCTCGAGGAGCTCAAG GCTGCTGGCATTCCGAAGAAGTTTGCCCCTACTGTTGGTATCTCTGTGGATCATCGTCGCCGAAATCGATCCTTGGAGGGTTTCCAGACTAACGTTCAGAGGCTGAAGACATACAAGGCCAAGCTTGTTGTCTTCCCAAGACGCACTCGCAAATTTAAG GCTGGTGATTCTACTCCCGAGGAGTTGGCCACAGCCACACAAGTGGCAGGTCAATACATGCCAATTGCACGCGAAAAACCCACTGTGGAGCTCGTTAAAGTGACAGCAGATATGAAATCATTCAAGGCATATGACAAATTGCGCCTGGAGCGTACTAATGAACGTCATGTTGGCGTTAGGGCAAAGAGAGCAGCCGAAGCTGAGAAAGAAGAGAAGAAATAG
- the LOC140977137 gene encoding uncharacterized protein, giving the protein MNMLLPVFHNPYRGFSFPSNSHRKLSNTIALISYLIPQNHVRKCFPKSICSSLSTISEHPLSSLGDGQELSCDIYNDTICLMCQEGEVDDAMTLLSQMEAIGFRPNSAAYRFLITALGSIGRTLEADIIFQEMTFSGCRPRVRLFNALLSSCLRKGLLKLADKVLIAMDDMGLERNRKTFEILIDYHVNAGRLSDTWLLIAEMKRKGYHPNSFVYSKIIGLYRDNGMWKKAMGILVDIQAMGMVLDRRIYNSVIDTFGKYGELGEALEVFEKMRQDHIKPDIITWNSLIKWHCKFGDLSSALDLLHQMHEQGMYPDPKIFIIIISRLGEQGKWDDVRNIFEDMRGRGHQRSGAIYAVMVDIYGQYGKFQNVEGCINALKLEGVQLSPSIFCVLANAYAQQGFCEQTVKVLQLMEAEGMEPNLIMLNVLINAFATAGRQMEAQSVYLYIRESGISPDVVTYCTLMKAFLRARKFDQVPKIYSEMESSGCSPDRQAREILNSALLVLERKHG; this is encoded by the exons ATGAACATGCTGCTTCCAGTTTTTCATAATCCTTACCGCGGTTTTTCCTTTCCTTCCAATTCCCACAGAAAGCTATCAAACACCATTGCTCTAATTTCCTATCTGATTCCTCAAAACCATGTGCGAAAATGTTTTCCGAAGTCAATTTGCTCTTCTCTGAGTACGATTTCTGAGCACCCCCTCAGTTCGCTTGGTGATGGGCAGGAGCTTTCTTGCGATATATATAACGATACAATTTGCCTCATGTGCCAAGAAGGGGAGGTAGACGACGCCATGACATTGCTATCTCAAATGGAGGCCATCGGGTTTCGCCCCAATTCTGCGGCTTACAGATTCTTGATAACTGCTCTCGGAAGTATTGGGAGGACTTTAGAAGCTGATATCATTTTCCAAGAAATGACTTTCTCTGGGTGCAGACCAAGAGTGAGGTTGTTCAACGCTTTGCTCTCGAGTTGTTTGAGGAAAGGCCTCTTAAAGCTGGCTGATAAGGTTTTAATTGCTATGGATGATATGGGTTTGGAAAGAAACCGAAAAACCTTCGAAATTCTTATTGACTATCACGTTAATGCAGGGCGGCTCAGTGATACTTGGCTGCTGATAGCTGAGATGAAGAGAAAGGGATATCATCCTAATTCGTTTGTGTATAGCAAGATTATCGGACTTTATAGGGATAATGGGATGTGGAAGAAAGCGATGGGGATTTTGGTAGACATACAAGCAATGGGAATGGTGTTGGATAGAAGAATATACAATAGTGTAATTGATACTTTTGGGAAGTACGGTGAATTAGGAGAAGCTTTGGAAGTTTTTGAGAAAATGCGACAAGACCATATAAAACCGGATATCATAACATGGAATTCATTGATAAAGTGGCATTGCAAATTTGGGGATCTATCCAGTGCCCTCGATTTACTCCATCAGATGCATGAGCAAGGGATGTATCCCGATCCAaagatatttattattataatctcTCGCTTAGGGGAGCAGGGGAAGTGGGATGATGTAAGAAATATTTTCGAGGATATGAGAGGCAGAGGACATCAAAGGAGTGGTGCCATTTATGCTGTTATGGTTGATATTTATGGGCAGTACGGGAAGTTTCAAAATGTCGAGGGGTGTATAAATGCTCTGAAATTGGAAGGCGTTCAGCTATCACCGAgcatattttgtgttttggcAAATGCTTATGCGCAGCAG GGATTCTGTGAGCAAACAGTTAAAGTTCTGCAGCTGATGGAAGCTGAGGGAATGGAACCCAACCTAATAATGCTAAATGTGTTGATTAACGCTTTTGCTACTGCTGGACGACAAATGGAAGCACAATCAGTCTATCTCTACATTAGAGAGAGT GGCATCAGTCCAGATGTAGTTACCTATTGTACACTTATGAAGGCATTTCTGAGGGCCAGGAAGTTTGATCAG GTTCCTAAGATATATAGTGAAATGGAATCATCAGGATGCTCACCAGATAGACAAGCCAGAGAAATACTGAATTCTGCGTTGTTGGTTCTTGAACGAAAGCATGGTTAA
- the LOC140977138 gene encoding late embryogenesis abundant protein At5g17165-like produces the protein MKKRDQLYVYMVGRCIQKTPNLHLILLISQPNPFSIADYQFSQRIFDCMAANLQSRGLAIFSKQFVSRVRSRDSTVIRRGVHVSTYDKNPDEDHAFSALVPDNVIPPQTQQYWAPHPKTGVFGPAKDGPALADEDGGSNGGANSVLEQKAFFRPLEDLDKPHHP, from the exons ATGAAAAAGAGAGATCAgttgtatgtatatatggtgGGGAGATGCATACAAAAGACACCCAATCTTCATCTAATCCTCCTCATCTCTCAGCCAAACCCTTTCTCTATCGCAGATTACCAGTTCTCCCAGAGAATTTTTGATTGTATGGCAGCTAATTTGCAGAGCCGAGGATTGGCGATCTTCAGTAAGCAATTTGTCAGCCGGGTCCGTTCCCGAGATTCCACCGTAATCAG GAGAGGTGTGCACGTTTCAACCTACGACAAGAACCCCGACGAAGATCATGCTTTCTCTGCTTTGGTTCCAGACAACGTGATCCCACCACAAACTCAACAATATTGGGCTCCTCACCCTAAAACTGGGGTATTCGGCCCTGCAAAAGATGGACCAGCCTTGGCAGATGAGGATGGTGGTTCAAACGGCGGTGCTAATTCAGTGCTGGAGCAAAAGGCCTTCTTCCGTCCTCTCGAGGACTTGGACAAGCCACACCACCCTTGA
- the LOC140977139 gene encoding cell division cycle 20.2, cofactor of APC complex-like: protein MDAGMINSSASSNKTQSRYPLQEQHLQKRNSRENLDRFIPNRSAMDFDYAHFMLTEGRKGKENPSISSSPSREAYRKHLAETFNMNRTRILAFKNKPPTPVEAIPNEFSSTAHQAKPAKPRRHIPQTSERTLDAPDLVDDYYLNLLDWGSSNVLSIALGSTVYLWDASDGNTSELVTIDGESGPVTSVKWAPDGRHIAVGLNNSEVQLWDSTANRLLRTLKGGHGSRVGALDWNNHILTTGGMDGQIINNDVRVRSHIVETYRGHHQEVCGLKWSASGQQLASGGNDNLLHIWDRSVASSNAPTQWLHRLEEHTAAVKALAWCPFQGNLLATGGGGGDRCIKFWNTHTGACLNSVDTGSQVCALLWNKNERELLSSHGFTQNQLTLWKYPSMVKITELTGHTSRVLFMAQSPDGCTVASAAGDETLRFWNVFGTPEVLSKPAPKTNVEPFAHLNRIR, encoded by the exons ATGGATGCAGGAATGATCAACTCTTCGGCGTCATCGAACAAGACTCAATCGAGATACCCGCTTCAAGAACAGCATCTACAAAAAAGAAATTCGAGGGAAAAC TTGGATCGATTCATACCTAATAGATCAGCAATGGATTTCGATTATGCACATTTCATGCTTACAGAAGGAAGGAAAGGTAAGGAAAATCCATCCATTAGCTCTTCTCCGTCCAGGGAGGCCTACAGGAAGCATCTTGCAGAAACATTCAACATGAACAGGACGCGGATATTGGCATTTAAGAACAAACCGCCAACACCGGTGGAGGCTATTCCAAACGAGTTTTCGTCGACTGCTCACCAAGCCAAACCTGCCAAACCCCGCCGACACATACCCCAG ACTTCTGAGAGGACATTAGATGCCCCTGATCTTGTGGATGATTACTATTTGAATTTGTTGGATTGGGGAAGTTCCAATGTTCTTTCTATTGCTCTTGGAAGCACTGTATATTTGTGGGATGCCTCTGATGGAAACACATCAGAACTTGTTACCATAGATGGAGAAAGTGGCCCAGTTACCAGTGTCAAATGGGCTCCTGATGGAAGGCATATTGCTGTTGGTCTGAATAACTCTGAAGTTCAGCTTTGGGATTCCACAGCTAACAGACTT CTAAGAACATTAAAAGGAGGCCATGGATCACGAGTTGGTGCTTTGGACTGGAACAATCACATTTTAACCACTGGAGGAATGGATGGACAGATCATTAACAATGATGTCAGAGTGCGCTCACACATAGTTGAAACTTATAGAGGGCATCATCAAGAAGTTTGTGGTCTTAAATGGTCAGCCTCTGGGCAGCAGTTGGCCAGCGGTGGAAACGATAATCTCCTGCACATATGGGACAGGTCCGTGGCTTCATCAAATGCTCCAACGCAGTGGCTGCACAGGCTGGAGGAGCATACTGCTGCTGTAAAAGCACTCGCATGGTGTCCTTTCCAAGGGAACTTATTGGCCACTGGCGGAGGTGGAGGTGACAGGTGCATAAAGTTCTGGAACACTCACACTGGCGCTTGCTTGAACTCCGTAGACACAGGTTCACAAGTATGCGCTCTTCTGTGGAACAAGAATGAGCGAGAGTTGCTTAGTTCACATGGTTTCACTCAAAATCAGCTCACTCTCTGGAAATACCCTTCCATGGTGAAGATAACAGAGCTCACTGGTCATACATCTAGAGTTCTCTTCATGGCCCAG AGCCCGGATGGCTGCACAGTGGCGTCTGCAGCAGGTGATGAAACTCTTAGGTTTTggaatgtttttgggacaccTGAAGTGTTGAGTAAGCCGGCACCCAAGACAAATGTAGAGCCATTTGCACACTTGAACCGCATTAGATGA
- the LOC140977140 gene encoding uncharacterized protein: MEVAANENPENLAVTADHDAEQNCDRSVSDLSNHVGIESLRFSAEEVRCALETSASTGRFWQDWKKLKNILSYYLKQILSEYPEAKMTIDQQFSLLGETFQVLVKRLDDALGSFDEGPPFTLQRLCEILLSARSIYPRLAKLTLALEKNLLVTSMLTISTDGNPPSTEQSSNGAHEECGRTLPQTNSAENGVKPAEEDKDEIMTEVEEAEVHEDMTIDMECIEEETVRSSEAANPTPTVNS; encoded by the exons ATGGAGGTGGCTGCAAATGAGAACCCTGAGAACTTGGCTGTTACGGCCGACCATGACGCGGAACAGAATTGCGACCGTTCTGTCTCCGACTTGTCGAATCACGT AGGCATAGAATCCCTTCGATTTTCGGCGGAAGAAGTAAGATGTGCATTAGAAACAAGTGCATCCACTGGGAGGTTTTG GCAAGAttggaaaaagttaaagaatATTCTATCTTACTATCTTAAACAG ATCCTGTCAGAATATCCAGAGGCAAAGATGACTATAGACCAACAGTTTTCCTTATTAGGAGAAACCTTCCAGGTGTTGGTGAAAAGGTTGGACGATG CTCTTGGTAGCTTTGATGAAGGTCCTCCGTTTACTTTGCAAAGGCTTTGTGAG ATCCTGTTGTCTGCAAGAAGTATATATCCCAGGCTCGCAAAGCTCACATTGGCTCTAGAAAAG AATTTGTTGGTCACATCTATGTTGACAATCTCTACTGATGGTAATCCGCCTTCCACCGAACAAAGTTCAAATGGAGCTCATGAAGAATGTGGAAGGACCCTGCCACAGACAAATTCAGCAGAAAATGGTGTCAAACCCGCCGAAGAAGACAAAGATGAAATAATGACTGAGGTAGAGGAAGCAGAGGTTCATGAAGATATGACGATAGACATGGAATGCATTGAAGAAGAAACTGTCAGATCATCAGAAGCCGCTAATCCTACTCCAACTGTTAACTCGTAG
- the LOC140977141 gene encoding cellulose synthase-like protein D3, with translation MASKSFKASRSDLSTSSDLLDSQNGKPPLPPHVTFARRASSGRYTSYSRDDLDSELSSSDFINYTVHMPPTPDNQPSNPASQKIEEQYVSSSLFTGGYNSITRAHLMDKVIESESNHPQMAGSKGSSCAVKGCDGKVMSDERGNDILPCECDFKICRDCYIDALKMGEGICPGCKEQYKTTDLDEAMDNWQTLPQLPPPVSKLERRLSLMKSRKSALVRSQTVDFDHNRWLFETKGTYGYGNAFWPKEGVLDNEKNCDIVEPLNKPWRPLTRKLKVPAGIISPYRLLVVVRMVVLGLFLTWRIRHPNNDAVWLWGMSVVCEIWFAFSWILDQLPKLCPINRATDLNVLKEKFETPSPGNPTGKSDLPGIDIYISTADPEKEPPLVTANTILSVLAADYPVEKLACYVSDDGGALLTFEAMAEAASFANIWVPFCRKHSIEPRNPESYFNLKKDPYKNKVLKDFVKDRRRVKREYDEFKVRINGLPDSIRRRSDAYHAREEIKAMKEQRQKKEDEPLDAVKIKKATWMADGTHWPGTWLNASVDHSKGDHAGIIQVMLKPPSEDPLGGTAEDRGFIDLTDVDIRLPLLVYVSREKRPGYDHNKKAGAMNALVRASAIMSNGAFILNLDCDHYIYNSQAMREGMCFMMDRGGDRICYVQFPQRFEGIDPSDRYANKNTVFFDGNMRALDGLQGPVYVGTGCLFRRIALYGFDPPRSKEHSATFCSCRFSHRKRKRHAAIANTPEENKALRMGDSDGEEMINHSLAPKMFGNSILLIDSIPVAEFQGRPLADHPAVKNGRPSGALTIPRDLLDAPTVAEAISVISCWYENKTEWGRRVGWIYGSVTEDVVTGYRMHNRGWKSVYCVTKRDAFRGTAPINLTDRLHQVLRWATGSVEIFFSRNNALLASSRMKVLQRIAYLNVGIYPFTSIFLIVYCFLPALSLFTGQFIVQTLNVTFLAYLLIITVTLCSLAVLEVKWAGIELEEWWRNEQFWLIGGTSAHLAAVFQGLLKIVAGVEISFTLTSKSGGDDGDDEFTDLYVVKWTSLMIPPIVIIMVNLIAVAVGISRTIYSVIPQWSRLLGGVFFSFWVLAHLYPFAKGLMGRRGRTPTIVFVWSGLIAIIISLLWVAINPPAGANQIGGSFQFP, from the exons ATGGCATCCAAGTCATTTAAGGCAAGCAGGTCGGATCTATCGACATCATCTGACTTGCTTGATTCACAGAACGGCAAACCGCCATTGCCTCCACACGTTACTTTTGCTCGGAGGGCCTCATCTGGTCGATATACTAGCTATTCAAGGGATGATCTTGATAGTGAACTTAGTAGCAGTGATTTTATTAACTACACAGTGCACATGCCACCAACACCTGACAACCAGCCTAGTAATCCCGCCTCTCAGAAAATTGAAGAACAATATGTCTCTAGTTCACTCTTCACCGGTGGATATAACAGTATTACACGGGCTCATTTGATGGATAAGGTCATCGAATCTGAATCAAACCATCCCCAAATGGCTGGCTCGAAAGGCTCTTCTTGTGCAGTTAAAGGATGTGATGGCAAGGTGATGAGCGATGAAAGAGGAAACGATATTCTCCCATGTGAGTGTGATTTCAAGATATGCCGGGATTGTTACATAGATGCCCTCAAAATGGGAGAGGGGATTTGCCCGGGTTGTAAGGAGCAGTATAAGACAACAGATTTGGATGAGGCTATGGATAACTGGCAAACATTACCACAACTTCCACCGCCAGTGTCGAAATTGGAGAGAAGGTTGTCGTTGATGAAATCAAGAAAGTCCGCACTTGTGAGGAGCCAGACGGTGGATTTTGATCATAACCGGTGGTTATTTGAAACCAAGGGAACATATGGATATGGAAATGCTTTTTGGCCGAAGGAGGGAGTCCTTGACAATGAGAAGAATTGTGATATTGTCGAGCCTCTGAACAAACCATGGAGGCCTCTTACCCGTAAACTAAAGGTTCCAGCCGGCATCATCAGCCCATACCG CCTTCTAGTTGTTGTTCGAATGGTCGTTCTTGGGCTTTTTCTGACATGGAGAATCCGCCATCCAAACAATGACGCAGTTTGGCTGTGGGGAATGTCTGTAGTTTGTGAGATATGGTTTGCTTTTTCTTGGATTCTTGACCAACTACCAAAGCTCTGTCCTATAAATCGAGCTACTGATCTTAACGTCTTGaaggaaaaattcgaaacaccGAGTCCCGGCAATCCAACTGGGAAGTCTGATCTTCCAGGCATAGATATCTATATCTCTACTGCAGATCCAGAGAAAGAACCTCCTCTTGTCACAGCCAACACCATTTTGTCTGTACTGGCAGCTGATTATCCGGTTGAAAAGCTAGCATGCTATGTCTCTGATGATGGCGGGGCACTTTTGACCTTTGAGGCTATGGCGGAAGCTGCAAGTTTTGCAAATATATGGGTCCCATTTTGTCGAAAGCATAGCATTGAGCCTAGGAATCCAGAATCGTACTTCAATTTGAAGAAAGATCCTTACAAGAACAAGGTTCTTAAGGACTTTGTCAAAGATCGGAGACGAGTAAAGCGTGAGTATGACGAGTTCAAGGTTCGAATAAATGGCCTGCCGGACTCAATTCGTCGTCGATCGGATGCCTATCATGCCAGAGAGGAGATTAAAGCCATGAAGGAACAGAGACAGAAGAAAGAAGATGAACCTTTAGATGCTGTCAAGATCAAGAAAGCTACGTGGATGGCGGATGGAACACACTGGCCTGGCACTTGGTTGAATGcttcagttgatcactcaaagGGTGATCATGCCGGAATAATACAG GTGATGTTGAAGCCTCCCAGTGAAGACCCACTCGGTGGAACAGCCGAAGATCGTGGTTTTATAGACCTAACTGATGTTGATATTCGTCTACCGTTGCTTGTTTATGTGTCTCGCGAAAAGCGTCCTGGCTATGATCACAATAAGAAAGCAGGTGCCATGAATGCTTTGGTCCGGGCTTCCGCAATCATGTCTAATGGTGCATTTATTCTTAATCTTGACTGTGACCACTATATTTATAACTCCCAAGCTATGAGGGAAGGAATGTGTTTCATGATGGACAGGGGTGGCGATCGTATCTGTTATGTTCAGTTTCCACAGAGATTCGAGGGTATTGACCCATCTGATCGGTATGCTAACAAAAATACTGTCTTTTTTGATGGCAACATGAGGGCTCTTGATGGGCTACAGGGTCCAGTTTATGTTGGAACTGGATGTCTTTTTCGGCGGATTGCCCTCTATGGGTTTGACCCACCTCGGTCCAAAGAACACAGTGCAACCTTCTGCAGCTGTCGCTTCAGCCACCGAAAAAGGAAAAGGCATGCTGCAATTGCTAATACACCAGAAGAGAACAAGGCTCTGAGAATGGGCGATTCTGATGGCGAAGAAATGATTAATCATTCTCTTGCCCCGAAAATGTTTGGTAACTCGATCTTATTAATTGATTCAATTCCTGTGGCGGAGTTCCAAGGTCGACCTCTTGCTGATCATCCAGCTGTCAAGAATGGACGACCATCTGGAGCTCTCACCATACCTCGAGATCTTCTTGATGCACCGACTGTTGCAGAAGCAATAAGTGTCATATCTTGCTGGTACGAGAATAAGACTGAATGGGGACGGCGTGTTGGATGGATTTATGGGTCTGTTACAGAAGATGTTGTCACTGGTTATCGGATGCACAACCGGGGATGGAAATCAGTTTACTGCGTCACAAAACGGGATGCCTTCCGTGGAACCGCCCCTATCAACCTCACAGATAGACTCCATCAGGTTCTTCGTTGGGCAACGGGCTCAGTTGAGATATTCTTCTCCCGCAACAATGCCTTATTAGCAAGTTCAAGAATGAAGGTCCTTCAAAGAATTGCATACCTCAACGTTGGAATATATCCATTCACCTCCATATTCTTGATCGTTTACTGCTTTCTTCCAGCTCTGTCACTCTTCACTGGCCAGTTCATCGTCCAAACCTTGAACGTAACATTCTTAGCATACCTCCTGATCATCACTGTCACACTCTGTAGTCTTGCAGTACTAGAGGTCAAGTGGGCTGGAATCGAACTCGAAGAATGGTGGAGGAACGAGCAGTTTTGGCTGATCGGTGGGACTAGTGCCCACTTAGCTGCCGTGTTTCAAGGCCTCCTTAAAATAGTTGCAGGAGTCGAGATATCATTCACATTGACATCAAAATCAGGAGGCGATGATGGCGATGATGAGTTTACTGATCTTTATGTAGTAAAATGGACTTCGCTTATGATCCCTCCAATAGTGATCATAATGGTTAATCTGATAGCTGTAGCAGTTGGTATCAGCCGGACAATATACAGTGTAATACCGCAATGGAGCCGTTTACTTGGTGGGGTGTTCTTTAGCTTTTGGGTTTTGGCTCATCTATATCCCTTCGCAAAAGGGTTAATGGGAAGAAGAGGAAGGACTCCAACTATCGTTTTTGTTTGGTCAGGGCTTATTGCTATCATCATATCGCTTCTATGGGTGGCAATTAATCCGCCGGCTGGGGCAAACCAGATTGGGGGCTCATTTCAGTTTCCTTGA
- the LOC140977143 gene encoding TOM1-like protein 1: MSDNLMDKVNAFGERLKIGGSDLGLKLSAGVSTVGSKMKELFQGSNQADKLVEEATAETLEGPDWATNLELCDMINHDRINSIELIRGIKKRIMLKIPMIQYLALVLLETIVKNCEKAFSEVAAERVLDEMVKLIDDPQTVVNNRNKALTLIESWGESSNELRYLPVYEETYKSLKSRGIRFPGRDDESLAPIFTPPRSVSASESNTALSQQHDVIPARSFSAEQTKEAFDVARNSIELLGTVLSSSPQQDALQDDLTITLLRQCRESQYAVQSIIESSGDNEALLFEALNVNDEIQKVLSKYEDMKKPLVVPQEPEPAMIPVAVEPDDSPRVGGGKEESLVRKSSGIRSGSHGGANNDEMMNDLDEMIFGKKSGGTSETAHDTKRKQTPKDDLITF; the protein is encoded by the exons ATGAGCGACAATTTGATGGATAAAGTCAATGCCTTTGGCGAGCGCTTGAAGATTGGAGGCAGCGACTTGGGGCTGAAGCTTAGTGCTGGTGTGAGCACTGTGGGTTCCAAGATGAAGGAACTTTTCCAAGGCTCAAACCAGGCAGACAAGCTTGTGGAGGAAGCCACAGCTGAAACTTTGGAAGGGCCTGATTGGGCTACAAATCTTGAACTCTGTGACATGATCAACCACGACAGGATTAACAGTATTGAATTGATACGTGGAATAAAGAAAAGAATCATGTTAAAGATCCCAATGATTCAGTATTTGGCTCTGGTTTTGCTTGAAACTATTGTGAAGAATTGCGAGAAAGCCTTCTCCGAGGTTGCGGCTGAGAGGGTTCTGGATGAGATGGTGAAGTTGATTGATGACCCTCAGACTGTGGTTAATAACAGGAACAAGGCCCTTACACTGATTGAGTCATGGGGGGAATCCTCAAATGAGCTTCGCTACTTGCCTGTTTATGAAGAGACGTACAAG AGTTTGAAATCAAGAGGAATACGTTTTCCTGGTCGCGATGATGAGAGCCTGGCTCCTATATTTACTCCTCCTAGATCTGTATCGGCTTCAGAATCAAATACTGCTCTGTCACAACAACATGATGTTATCCCTGCACGAAGCTTTTCAGCTGAGCAAACAAAGGAAGCCTTTGATGTAGCTAGGAATAGTATAGAGCTGCTAGGCACTGTCTTATCATCTTCACCACAACAAGATGCTCTGCAG GATGATTTGACCATCACACTTTTACGCCAGTGTCGCGAGTCACAATACGCTGTTCAGAGCATAATAGAGTCATCCGGGGATAATGAGGCCCTcctttttgaagcactgaacgTGAATGACGAGATTCAAAAAGTTCTATCCAAGtatgaggacatgaaaaaacCTTTGGTGGTTCCACAGGAGCCCGAACCTGCTATGATACCTGTTGCTGTAGAGCCTGACGACTCACCCCGTGTGGGAGGTGGCAAAGAAGAATCTTTGGTCCGAAAATCATCCGGGATACGGTCTGGAAGCCATGGAGGAGCGAACAACGATGAAATGATGAATGATCTGGATGAGATGATATTTGGTAAGAAATCCGGTGGCACATCGGAAACAGCTCATGATACAAAGAGAAAGCAGACGCCGAAAGATGATTTGATTACCTTTTGA